A single genomic interval of Bacteroides sp. harbors:
- a CDS encoding ABC transporter ATP-binding protein, producing MEIIEIKNLVKRFPMGKGYFTALREIDLSFGKGEFAGLVGPSGSGKTTLLNIIGSLDVPTEGTVNVMGKGIGKLSQKEAAQLRKESLGFIFQSYNLLQVHTVYENVEFPLLLLKLGGADRKRMVMDALEWVGLTDKVQSKPPQLSGGECQRVAIARAMVKRPSLVLADEPTANLDAANSHNILKMMENLNRELKTTFLFATHDEKVINYLHRKIFLLDGRVDNEEIIQKN from the coding sequence ATGGAAATCATTGAGATCAAAAACCTGGTTAAGCGCTTCCCGATGGGGAAGGGATATTTTACCGCCCTCAGGGAAATAGACCTGAGCTTTGGTAAGGGCGAATTTGCCGGACTGGTAGGGCCAAGTGGTTCAGGGAAAACCACTCTGCTCAACATCATAGGCTCGCTGGATGTGCCCACAGAAGGAACCGTCAACGTAATGGGGAAAGGCATTGGCAAACTAAGTCAAAAGGAAGCCGCCCAATTGCGCAAGGAAAGCCTGGGGTTTATTTTCCAGAGTTATAACCTGCTGCAGGTGCATACCGTGTATGAGAATGTAGAGTTTCCGCTATTATTGCTAAAGCTGGGCGGGGCAGACCGGAAAAGGATGGTGATGGATGCCCTGGAATGGGTAGGTCTTACCGACAAGGTCCAGTCCAAGCCCCCTCAGCTTTCAGGGGGAGAGTGCCAGCGCGTTGCTATTGCCCGGGCCATGGTCAAAAGACCATCGCTTGTATTGGCGGATGAGCCCACCGCAAACCTGGATGCAGCCAACTCTCATAACATTTTGAAAATGATGGAAAATCTGAACCGAGAGCTGAAAACCACTTTCCTTTTCGCCACCCACGACGAGAAGGTGATTAATTACCTGCACCGCAAGATATTTTTGCTGGACGGCAGGGTTGACAATGAGGAAATAATTCAAAAAAATTAA
- a CDS encoding TetR/AcrR family transcriptional regulator: protein MKKTSRKYTALVSSAKDLFWKHGFKRVSVEEICHTALVSKMTFYRYFANKTELAKAVFDQVVDDAIGRFKGIMADDQTNAMEKMQQILQMKLEGTNDISPEFLQDFYSSPELGLSSHIEKKTHQVWEEIIKDFKLGQQKGWFRKDFKPEAFFVISTKISEMLSSPELLNLYDNPQELVMELTKLFTFGIVPGEGNEKPSE from the coding sequence ATGAAAAAAACCAGCAGAAAATATACAGCATTAGTGAGCAGTGCAAAGGATCTTTTCTGGAAACATGGTTTCAAGCGGGTTTCAGTGGAAGAGATCTGCCACACTGCTTTGGTAAGCAAGATGACCTTCTACCGGTATTTTGCAAACAAAACGGAGCTTGCCAAGGCCGTTTTTGACCAGGTGGTTGATGATGCCATCGGCAGGTTTAAGGGAATCATGGCTGATGATCAAACGAATGCAATGGAAAAGATGCAGCAGATCCTGCAGATGAAACTGGAGGGCACCAATGATATCAGTCCGGAGTTTCTTCAGGATTTCTACAGTTCTCCTGAACTTGGGCTTTCTTCACACATAGAAAAGAAAACTCATCAGGTTTGGGAAGAGATCATCAAAGATTTCAAACTTGGACAACAGAAAGGATGGTTTCGCAAGGATTTTAAACCCGAAGCTTTTTTTGTAATATCAACAAAAATAAGTGAAATGCTTTCCAGTCCCGAATTGCTGAATTTGTATGACAACCCCCAGGAACTGGTGATGGAGCTGACTAAATTGTTCACTTTTGGAATCGTGCCCGGGGAAGGAAACGAGAAGCCTAGTGAGTGA
- a CDS encoding dihydrodipicolinate synthase family protein, translated as MIDLHGIFPPLTTPFDKSENLRPDKLRQNIQKLSRYDLSGFLVLGSNGELVMLEHKEKLEVIYAAREVIAPDKLMLAGTGCESTRDTIQLTREAGKAGADAVLVLNPSYYKGQMDLEALVSHYAAVAEASTIPVIIYNMPSNSGLDMTAETILAIAAHPNIIGLKDSGGNLEKMEQIIHGAKPGFQVLAGSAGFLLPALKLGAVGGIAALANIAPAQCIEIYQLFGEGKMEEAQAFQEKIIALNLAVTRQWGVPALKEAMDHLGLYGGASRKPLLPLKKERREQLLQLMEEVL; from the coding sequence ATGATCGATCTTCACGGCATCTTCCCTCCCCTGACAACACCCTTTGACAAATCAGAGAATCTGCGTCCCGACAAGCTACGTCAAAACATTCAAAAACTCAGCCGATATGATTTATCAGGTTTTCTTGTTTTGGGCTCCAATGGCGAGCTGGTGATGCTTGAGCATAAGGAAAAGCTGGAGGTCATTTATGCGGCGCGGGAAGTCATAGCGCCCGATAAGCTGATGCTGGCAGGGACAGGATGCGAATCGACCCGTGATACGATTCAACTGACTCGTGAAGCCGGGAAGGCAGGCGCTGATGCTGTGCTGGTGCTCAATCCCTCCTATTACAAAGGGCAGATGGACCTGGAGGCGCTTGTGAGCCATTATGCTGCCGTGGCCGAGGCTTCCACCATCCCCGTAATCATTTACAACATGCCCTCGAACAGCGGGCTGGATATGACGGCCGAAACCATCCTGGCCATTGCTGCACATCCCAACATCATCGGGCTGAAAGACTCCGGGGGGAACCTGGAAAAAATGGAACAGATCATCCATGGCGCAAAGCCCGGCTTCCAGGTGCTGGCCGGTTCGGCGGGTTTCCTTTTGCCCGCCCTGAAGCTGGGCGCCGTGGGAGGCATTGCCGCCCTGGCCAATATTGCCCCGGCACAATGCATCGAGATTTACCAATTGTTCGGGGAAGGAAAGATGGAGGAAGCACAGGCTTTTCAGGAAAAGATCATTGCCCTCAACCTGGCGGTAACCCGTCAGTGGGGAGTCCCTGCGCTTAAAGAAGCCATGGACCACCTCGGTTTATATGGAGGAGCCTCCCGTAAACCCTTGCTGCCCCTGAAAAAGGAGCGCAGGGAACAATTGCTGCAACTGATGGAAGAGGTCTTATAA
- a CDS encoding glyoxylate/hydroxypyruvate reductase A codes for MALVIVSETLNLQPWIVALKKADPEVEVITLQALKDPGKVAFALAWNHRPGIFREFPKLKTISSMGAGVDHLMRDPDIPQHIRIVRIIDPLLSQDMYEFVLALILSRMKNLRLFQEQQKQKLWKKKRYLRLDQVRIGIMGTGIIGHHVASGLLRVGFQVFGWSRSEGQPTAYQKFFGEVQLKDFLGQTDILVCLLPLTPETKGILNRKHLSMLPEGAWVINVGRGAHVVDEELMEVIDSGHLDGASLDVFNEEPLSSLHPFWSHPKIHISPHNASLTDPDSVAPQILENYYRTLRGEPLLNMVNREAGY; via the coding sequence ATGGCCCTTGTGATCGTCAGTGAAACCCTGAACCTGCAGCCCTGGATAGTGGCCCTAAAAAAGGCTGACCCGGAGGTGGAGGTCATCACCCTGCAAGCGTTAAAAGATCCGGGGAAGGTTGCTTTTGCCCTGGCCTGGAATCACCGGCCTGGCATTTTCAGGGAATTCCCCAAGCTAAAGACGATCTCATCGATGGGAGCAGGTGTGGATCACCTGATGAGGGACCCTGACATCCCGCAGCACATCCGGATCGTGCGCATCATTGACCCCTTGCTTTCGCAGGATATGTATGAGTTTGTTTTGGCCTTGATTCTCAGCCGGATGAAGAATCTGCGCCTTTTTCAAGAGCAGCAAAAGCAAAAGCTGTGGAAGAAAAAACGCTACCTGCGCCTGGACCAGGTGCGGATAGGTATCATGGGCACGGGCATCATCGGGCATCACGTGGCCTCCGGATTGTTAAGGGTCGGTTTCCAAGTCTTTGGCTGGAGCCGAAGCGAGGGGCAACCCACTGCCTATCAGAAATTTTTTGGAGAAGTACAATTGAAGGATTTCCTGGGTCAGACCGATATCCTGGTTTGTCTGCTGCCCCTCACCCCGGAAACCAAGGGAATACTGAACCGGAAACACTTGTCTATGCTGCCCGAAGGGGCTTGGGTAATCAATGTGGGACGCGGGGCACACGTGGTCGATGAAGAACTGATGGAGGTGATTGATTCGGGTCACCTGGATGGTGCCAGCCTGGATGTATTCAACGAGGAGCCCCTGTCGTCTCTGCATCCTTTCTGGAGCCATCCCAAAATTCATATCAGCCCTCATAATGCCAGCCTGACCGATCCGGATTCTGTAGCTCCCCAGATCCTTGAGAACTATTACCGTACCCTGCGCGGAGAACCCCTGCTAAACATGGTGAACCGGGAAGCGGGATACTGA
- a CDS encoding dipeptidase, with protein sequence MQLPRLISLFAMVSMTIVMVSCQPSKEKLAHKAKAIHQEVLTLDSHTDTPLRMMRSSFDISERNESQGRAGKIDFPRMAEGGQDAAFFAVFLSQGPLNPEAYERAKSQAIDLFDMLHQTLEKHPDQAELALTPKDAYRLESEGKRAIYIGLENGYPVGEDLSMVEAFYDLGARYITLSHTRNNQICDSSTDEEGPLHDGLSGFGREVVSEMNRLGMMVDVSHISDKAFYDVLEATKAPVIASHSNARAICNNPRNLDDDMLIALAENGGVIQMCVLSSYVKELPANAQRDSAFAAMRAAFPDRELLSEEEMDTLRSMWDEINRQYPAPMATVSDLVDHIDHIVNLIGIDHVGIGTDFDGGGALEDCYDVTQMGNITLELVSRGYSKKDIEKIWAGNFMRVFRENERIAGKRS encoded by the coding sequence ATGCAACTACCCCGTTTGATTTCTCTTTTTGCCATGGTTTCCATGACAATCGTAATGGTTTCCTGCCAGCCTTCTAAAGAAAAACTGGCGCATAAAGCAAAAGCTATCCACCAGGAGGTGCTCACGCTTGACAGCCATACCGATACGCCCTTGCGGATGATGCGCAGCAGTTTCGACATCAGTGAGCGCAATGAATCACAGGGGCGTGCCGGAAAAATCGACTTCCCGCGAATGGCAGAAGGTGGTCAGGATGCCGCTTTTTTTGCCGTTTTCCTCAGCCAGGGACCACTTAACCCGGAAGCCTATGAAAGGGCGAAGAGTCAAGCCATCGATTTATTCGATATGCTTCACCAGACCCTTGAAAAGCATCCGGATCAGGCCGAATTGGCGCTGACCCCAAAAGACGCTTACCGTTTGGAATCAGAAGGGAAAAGAGCCATTTATATCGGACTGGAAAACGGATACCCTGTGGGGGAAGACTTGTCCATGGTGGAAGCTTTTTACGATTTGGGCGCCCGCTACATTACCCTCTCCCATACGCGTAACAATCAAATATGCGACTCCTCAACCGATGAAGAAGGCCCCCTGCACGATGGGCTTTCCGGTTTCGGCCGTGAAGTGGTCAGCGAAATGAACCGCCTGGGAATGATGGTAGATGTGAGCCACATCTCTGACAAAGCATTTTATGACGTTCTGGAAGCCACCAAGGCACCTGTCATTGCTTCACACTCCAATGCCAGGGCCATTTGCAATAATCCTCGAAACCTGGACGACGATATGCTGATTGCACTGGCCGAAAATGGCGGGGTAATACAAATGTGCGTGTTGAGCAGCTATGTAAAAGAACTTCCGGCCAATGCCCAGCGCGACTCGGCCTTTGCTGCCATGCGTGCCGCCTTCCCTGACCGTGAGCTGCTTTCAGAAGAAGAAATGGATACACTGCGAAGCATGTGGGACGAGATCAACCGCCAATATCCCGCCCCCATGGCTACCGTGTCCGACCTGGTCGACCACATCGACCACATCGTGAACCTCATCGGCATCGATCACGTTGGCATTGGAACCGACTTCGACGGAGGCGGGGCCCTGGAAGACTGCTACGATGTGACCCAAATGGGAAACATTACCCTTGAACTGGTAAGCCGCGGTTACAGCAAAAAAGACATTGAGAAGATCTGGGCAGGCAATTTCATGCGCGTATTCCGCGAGAACGAAAGGATAGCCGGCAAGCGGTCCTGA
- a CDS encoding CDP-alcohol phosphatidyltransferase family protein produces MKIMVREENILNVPNALSLLRLLSFPVLLVLGFLGKEWWFAILISASLITDILDGNIARYFKLQTRFGAALDNLADIGIYIMALFGIVKFKWAEIQPHAWLLYLFFAVLIMSYIIAFYRFKKIPGLHLYSAVTSGYLQGFFFIVLFIYEFIPWLYYLAVGLGVLAYIEKILVLLRLDDIKSGVKGLYWLMRKEKE; encoded by the coding sequence ATGAAAATAATGGTCCGAGAAGAAAACATTCTGAATGTACCCAACGCCCTAAGCCTGTTGCGCTTGCTTAGTTTCCCCGTGCTTCTGGTCCTTGGTTTCCTGGGTAAGGAATGGTGGTTTGCCATCCTGATCAGTGCCAGCCTGATCACCGATATTCTGGACGGGAATATTGCCCGCTATTTTAAGCTGCAGACCCGTTTTGGGGCAGCCCTCGACAACCTGGCGGATATTGGAATTTATATCATGGCCCTTTTTGGAATTGTCAAGTTTAAATGGGCTGAGATTCAACCTCACGCCTGGTTGCTGTACCTTTTCTTTGCCGTACTGATAATGAGTTACATCATTGCCTTTTACCGTTTTAAAAAGATTCCGGGGCTTCACCTCTATTCCGCAGTAACCTCTGGTTATCTGCAGGGGTTTTTCTTCATTGTCCTTTTTATTTATGAATTTATCCCGTGGTTATATTACCTCGCTGTGGGTTTGGGCGTATTGGCCTATATAGAAAAGATCCTGGTGCTGCTCAGGCTCGACGACATTAAGTCGGGTGTAAAAGGCCTGTACTGGTTAATGAGGAAGGAAAAAGAATAG
- a CDS encoding FtsX-like permease family protein → MRLAIKLAYRNLIGAGLRTWLNVFVLSFSFVVIIWIKGILVGWDHQAKTDMTQYQIAGGQYWHETYDPYDPLTLDISNAPIPGEVMPEIGAGDMEPTLLIPGHIFPQGRMQAVTITGIRPQQTLWKLPAQKLDTVVESIPAFIGHMMANNTKLKTGDRVTLRWRDANGTFDAAEIVIVDIFSSNVPAVEMAQVYIPLDRLETLTLLEGHATILTFRDPDAPRPELTGWTLKPKEVLTKQVDDLIKTKSAAQTVLYAILLLLAMLAIFDTQVLSIFRRQKEIGTYIALGYTRREVVGLFTIEGTMHAVLAALAATLYGLPFLYWQSKVGWTLPMDASEFGMAMAQTLYPIYTLGLVVSTVLLMMITTAIVSYLPSRKIAKMNPTEALRGKLQ, encoded by the coding sequence ATGAGACTCGCAATCAAACTGGCATACCGAAACCTGATCGGGGCCGGGCTGCGAACCTGGCTAAACGTGTTCGTGCTTTCATTTTCCTTTGTTGTGATCATTTGGATCAAGGGGATCCTGGTGGGTTGGGATCATCAGGCTAAGACCGACATGACCCAATACCAGATCGCCGGGGGGCAATATTGGCACGAAACCTATGATCCTTATGACCCATTGACCCTTGATATCAGCAATGCGCCCATCCCTGGCGAAGTGATGCCTGAAATAGGAGCAGGCGACATGGAACCCACCCTGCTCATTCCAGGGCACATTTTTCCCCAGGGGCGCATGCAGGCTGTGACCATCACGGGCATCCGGCCGCAACAGACCTTGTGGAAACTTCCTGCTCAAAAGCTGGATACCGTTGTGGAGTCTATCCCTGCATTCATTGGCCATATGATGGCCAATAATACTAAACTAAAAACAGGGGACCGGGTTACCCTTCGCTGGCGGGACGCCAATGGCACCTTTGATGCTGCAGAGATCGTGATCGTCGACATTTTCTCTTCCAATGTCCCTGCCGTAGAAATGGCCCAGGTTTACATTCCCCTGGACCGCCTGGAAACATTGACTCTGCTTGAAGGCCATGCCACCATTCTCACTTTCCGCGACCCGGATGCCCCCAGGCCTGAATTAACAGGCTGGACCCTGAAACCCAAAGAGGTCCTCACCAAACAAGTAGACGACCTGATAAAAACCAAAAGTGCTGCACAGACGGTTCTGTATGCCATATTGCTTTTGCTGGCTATGCTGGCCATATTCGACACCCAGGTACTTTCCATTTTCAGGCGGCAGAAAGAGATTGGCACCTATATAGCCCTTGGATATACCCGCAGGGAAGTAGTAGGGCTTTTTACCATTGAGGGCACAATGCATGCCGTACTTGCAGCCCTTGCGGCGACCCTTTATGGCTTACCATTCCTTTACTGGCAGTCAAAAGTAGGCTGGACCCTGCCAATGGATGCCAGTGAATTTGGGATGGCAATGGCCCAAACCCTTTACCCGATATATACCCTTGGGCTGGTGGTATCGACCGTATTGCTGATGATGATCACCACAGCAATTGTCAGCTACCTGCCTTCACGAAAAATTGCCAAAATGAATCCAACTGAAGCTTTAAGGGGGAAACTGCAATGA
- a CDS encoding TonB-dependent receptor: protein MPPAIEGDTLKEVVVTAFNATRRLLSIPGSLTLISQAQIESENPVTVIPLLQQASGVFTHSGTLSTSRITIRGIGAREPYSTGKIRAYFNNIPLTNGSGTSIVEHIDPSIIERLEIIKGPATSVYGAGLGGTINIVSRQPSLRPSGITSTTQVGSYGLLRNSLLLDGSREDISGSLVYSRTSMDGYRQNSEYRRDALTGIGQYIMDQKTKATALLYYSGMKGYIPSSVDSLTFMNDPRAAAASWGNAKGFEDSRKWLAGISGTHAFTTDWQLDLSLFSTLNNEMERRPWDFLYEDRISAGTRIQASWSPAKGLMYWKISGGAELFFEDFRYRTYENQGLDQGQGQIISSHRESIRFFNFFAQADLDYGRLNLSAGLNANTNRVNYQDLRQAEGADRSAIYRYGIILSPRLSANFRYNKYHAAFVTLSHGFSPPSIAETLTPDGFVNLDILPEKSWNLESGFRGSILDHQLFYDLSFYRMMVSDLLVAERVGPDAWVGRNAGSSVHQGIEVEFNGKLFRSETLKGKWLDLREISWRMAYSFNEFRFRDFVDEGVDYSGKQIPGVPRHFLNSGLSFHFMGGLYARAAFSLSGRMPMNDLNTRYSEAYHLLDLTLGYQQDVGNWKLDLYASVNNLTNQHYASMILVNAPSFGNNLPRFYYPGLPVHYAWGLRLGFQRH, encoded by the coding sequence ATGCCTCCCGCTATTGAAGGGGATACCTTGAAGGAAGTTGTGGTAACAGCCTTTAATGCCACACGAAGGTTATTGTCAATCCCTGGCTCCCTGACCCTCATCTCTCAGGCCCAAATCGAATCTGAAAATCCGGTCACAGTGATACCCCTCCTTCAGCAGGCCAGCGGGGTATTTACCCATTCAGGAACCCTGAGCACCAGCCGGATTACCATCCGGGGCATCGGCGCCCGTGAGCCATACTCCACAGGCAAGATCAGGGCTTATTTCAATAACATTCCCCTTACAAATGGTTCAGGAACCTCTATTGTTGAGCATATTGATCCTTCGATCATTGAGCGCCTGGAGATCATTAAGGGACCAGCCACTAGTGTTTACGGAGCGGGATTGGGAGGGACCATCAATATAGTCTCACGCCAGCCTTCCCTTCGCCCATCAGGAATAACCAGTACCACCCAGGTGGGCTCTTATGGACTGCTCAGGAACAGCCTCCTGCTTGACGGTTCACGCGAAGACATTTCCGGCAGCCTGGTTTACAGCCGGACCTCCATGGATGGTTACCGCCAGAACAGCGAATACCGCCGGGACGCCCTTACCGGAATTGGTCAGTATATCATGGATCAGAAAACAAAGGCAACCGCCCTGCTGTATTATTCTGGAATGAAGGGTTATATCCCTAGTTCTGTTGACAGTCTGACTTTTATGAATGATCCCCGGGCGGCCGCCGCCAGTTGGGGAAATGCAAAAGGCTTTGAAGATTCCCGGAAATGGCTTGCCGGAATTTCGGGTACTCACGCTTTCACTACCGATTGGCAACTTGACCTTAGCCTGTTTTCCACCCTGAATAATGAAATGGAACGGCGCCCCTGGGACTTTCTTTATGAAGACCGCATAAGCGCTGGCACCCGCATCCAGGCTTCCTGGTCTCCCGCAAAGGGATTGATGTATTGGAAAATCAGCGGAGGGGCTGAGCTGTTTTTTGAAGACTTCCGTTACAGAACCTATGAAAACCAAGGACTTGATCAAGGTCAGGGACAGATCATCAGCAGCCATCGCGAATCCATTCGGTTCTTTAATTTCTTTGCTCAGGCCGATCTGGATTATGGTCGTTTGAATCTCTCGGCCGGATTGAACGCAAATACCAACCGGGTGAATTACCAGGACCTCCGGCAGGCAGAGGGGGCAGATCGATCAGCCATTTATCGTTACGGCATTATTTTAAGCCCCCGCTTGAGCGCCAACTTTCGCTACAACAAGTACCATGCAGCCTTTGTTACCCTTAGCCATGGATTTTCTCCTCCCTCTATCGCCGAAACCCTCACCCCCGATGGTTTTGTGAACCTCGACATCCTGCCTGAGAAAAGCTGGAACCTGGAATCGGGATTCAGAGGAAGCATTCTGGATCACCAGTTGTTTTATGATCTGAGTTTTTATCGCATGATGGTCAGTGATTTGCTGGTGGCCGAAAGGGTAGGACCCGATGCATGGGTCGGTAGAAATGCAGGAAGCTCCGTGCACCAAGGGATTGAAGTTGAATTCAATGGGAAATTGTTTCGGTCAGAAACCCTGAAAGGCAAATGGTTGGATCTTCGTGAAATTTCCTGGCGAATGGCTTATAGCTTTAATGAGTTCCGCTTCCGTGACTTTGTGGATGAGGGTGTGGATTATTCCGGGAAGCAAATTCCCGGGGTACCCCGCCATTTTCTGAATTCCGGACTTTCCTTTCATTTCATGGGCGGGCTTTATGCAAGGGCAGCTTTCAGCCTGTCGGGGCGAATGCCAATGAATGACCTGAACACCCGTTATAGTGAGGCCTATCATTTGCTTGACTTAACCCTTGGTTATCAGCAAGATGTCGGGAATTGGAAACTGGATCTGTATGCTTCTGTAAACAATCTTACCAATCAGCATTATGCCTCCATGATCCTGGTCAATGCTCCTTCCTTTGGGAATAACCTTCCGCGTTTTTACTATCCCGGGCTCCCTGTCCATTATGCATGGGGGCTGCGTTTGGGATTTCAGAGGCATTAA
- a CDS encoding outer membrane lipoprotein-sorting protein: MKNFRTCSLIMGLFLLASKGLAQPSANEILDRVDRNTYSETSILESSMTINGRRGSRTMTVRTYSVGDTQSFSEYLSPPRDAGTKMLKLEDQLWIYSPATDRIIQISGHMLRQSVMGSDLSYEDLMEDRKLTDVYEAEFLGEETMDGRPAYVLHLKARVPDLAYDSRKIWIDAERFVPLREDLFAKSGQLLKKTIFSDVKQIDGRWYPTTMVFKDMLKQGDGTEFKVLTIRFNEDIPEHIFSKASLRR; encoded by the coding sequence ATGAAAAATTTTAGGACATGTTCATTGATAATGGGTCTCTTCCTGCTGGCCTCCAAAGGCTTAGCTCAACCTTCGGCTAATGAGATCCTTGATCGTGTGGACCGCAATACTTATTCGGAGACCAGTATTTTGGAATCGAGTATGACGATCAATGGACGGAGAGGAAGCAGGACTATGACAGTTCGCACTTATTCAGTGGGTGACACTCAATCGTTTTCCGAGTACCTCTCACCTCCCCGGGATGCAGGTACAAAAATGCTGAAACTGGAAGACCAGTTATGGATTTATTCGCCTGCCACAGACCGTATCATTCAAATCTCGGGACACATGCTGAGGCAGTCGGTAATGGGTTCCGACCTGTCATATGAAGACCTGATGGAAGACCGCAAGTTAACGGATGTATACGAGGCAGAATTTCTGGGAGAAGAAACCATGGATGGCCGGCCAGCCTATGTGCTTCATTTGAAGGCCAGGGTTCCTGACCTGGCCTATGATTCCAGGAAGATATGGATCGATGCCGAGCGTTTTGTTCCCTTGCGGGAGGATCTTTTTGCAAAAAGCGGGCAATTGCTGAAAAAAACTATCTTTTCGGATGTAAAGCAAATCGACGGTCGCTGGTATCCCACCACCATGGTCTTCAAAGACATGCTCAAACAAGGCGATGGCACGGAATTTAAGGTCCTCACCATCAGATTTAATGAAGACATCCCTGAACACATTTTCAGCAAAGCTTCACTCAGGAGGTAA
- a CDS encoding FtsX-like permease family protein, with translation MIKFLIKGLIRDKSRSRLPIIVVTIGVFLTVWLHAYIKGFMGETIELNARFTHGHVKVMTRAYAEEMNQLPNDLALLDVSSLMEDLSQQFPDMEWAERIQFGGLLDVPDEQGETRAQGPAAGMGLDLLSKDSREAERLGLERVLVRGSLPEQPGEALISEVFSKKMDIQPGDEITLIASSMNGSMVMYNFKVSGTLSFGVEMLDRGTILADIEDIRMALDMQDAAGEIIGFLGGGYYEDKLAKETAGAFNAQYEEDPDEFAPVMKTLGQQGSMDTYIQMAGVWSYYISLVFIFAMGLVLWNAGLLGGLRRYGEVGVRLAMGEEKGHIYRTMIYESVIIGLVGSVIGTSLGLLLAWYMETHGINIEGMMDGASMMMPNTIRCRITPPDFYLGFIPGVLSTVIGTALSGIGIYKRQTAKLFKELEA, from the coding sequence ATGATAAAATTTCTCATCAAAGGATTGATTCGCGACAAGAGCCGGAGCCGCCTGCCCATCATTGTGGTAACCATAGGTGTTTTCCTTACCGTTTGGCTCCACGCATATATTAAGGGTTTTATGGGAGAGACCATAGAACTCAACGCCCGGTTTACTCACGGGCACGTCAAGGTAATGACCCGAGCTTATGCTGAAGAGATGAATCAGCTGCCCAATGATCTGGCCCTGCTTGATGTTTCTTCCCTGATGGAGGATCTCTCCCAGCAATTTCCTGACATGGAATGGGCTGAGCGCATCCAGTTCGGAGGTCTGCTCGACGTGCCGGATGAACAGGGTGAAACCCGCGCGCAGGGGCCTGCAGCGGGAATGGGACTGGACCTGCTCTCGAAGGATTCCAGGGAAGCGGAGCGGCTTGGCCTGGAAAGGGTGCTGGTCAGGGGAAGCCTCCCTGAACAGCCTGGTGAAGCATTGATCAGCGAGGTCTTTTCCAAAAAAATGGACATTCAGCCCGGGGATGAAATCACCCTCATTGCCTCCAGCATGAATGGAAGCATGGTCATGTATAATTTCAAGGTATCGGGGACCCTCTCCTTTGGGGTTGAAATGCTCGACAGGGGAACCATTCTGGCTGACATTGAAGACATCCGCATGGCCCTGGACATGCAGGATGCCGCAGGAGAGATCATTGGTTTTCTTGGCGGGGGGTATTATGAGGATAAACTTGCAAAGGAAACTGCAGGTGCCTTCAATGCCCAGTATGAAGAGGACCCGGATGAATTTGCCCCTGTAATGAAGACCCTGGGGCAGCAAGGCAGCATGGACACTTACATCCAAATGGCTGGAGTATGGTCGTATTACATCTCTCTCGTTTTCATTTTTGCCATGGGTCTAGTTTTATGGAATGCCGGGCTGCTTGGTGGGCTCAGGCGGTATGGTGAGGTAGGCGTTCGCCTGGCTATGGGAGAAGAAAAAGGTCACATTTACCGGACCATGATCTATGAATCGGTCATCATTGGTTTGGTGGGCTCTGTGATCGGTACTTCTTTGGGCCTGCTTCTAGCCTGGTATATGGAGACTCATGGCATAAATATTGAAGGAATGATGGACGGAGCTTCTATGATGATGCCCAACACCATTCGCTGCCGAATTACCCCACCGGACTTTTACCTAGGATTCATTCCAGGGGTGTTATCCACAGTGATTGGTACCGCCCTTTCAGGTATTGGAATTTATAAACGGCAAACAGCCAAGTTGTTTAAAGAGCTGGAAGCTTAA